The following nucleotide sequence is from Apium graveolens cultivar Ventura chromosome 4, ASM990537v1, whole genome shotgun sequence.
TCAGGAAAAAATATTAGTTTAGcgaatttattattttatcgataTATTATATCCATTATATTCAGATcggagaaaaatattattttaacgagTTTATAACTTTATCAATTATTATTTCATCGAGGTTTAACTGTACGTGCAGCCGTACTCTTTAGCCGACAACATAAATTTTAGAGTTATATTTGATTGTTAATTTCTATGGAGTGATTTATTTTGTATGGCGAGTCCATTCTGTTTCATTGGGTGCTTTGGGCTTTAAGATGTGAGGCCCAATGTGTCCCTTATATTATTCTGTTCCAACCAAATGTCCATTTGGTCTGATCACTGATGAGCTGATACATGCAGATGCTATCCCAACAAATAAGGCCATGCTCTTGCAAATTACTGTTGCAATGAAAGCCATGCCATTTTATGTGGTTCTTCCAACGATATCAGAGTACATGGTGGAGAAAGGATGGACTAGATGCTTTGCTAGCATCGATGAAGTGGGATGGCTTGCATATTTCGGAAATTTAGCTGTCTATCTTACCATTGTTGAATTCGGTATTTATTGGATGCATAGAGAGCTGCACGACATTAAACCTCTTTACAAATatcttcatgcaactcatcacaTCTACAACAAGCAGAATacactttctccttttgctggTAAGATTTACTTTGCGTGAACATTTTTAAGATTCTAGGGATGAACTAGAAAAGTTACAGTAGGTACTTATACCAGTACCTACTAACCATTTTTTATATGATATGATGTAGGAGCTGTAGCTCAGGTAATGTTAGATATGACAGTAGGGAGATAATAACAACTCTGAGATAGGTTTATTCAACTTTTACATCTTTGGACATACTAAACAGAAGAAATCTAGCTAAAGGGAGAATCAGAAGAAGATACATCTTTCAAGCTCATTAAACAGTATTAATGAAAAGCCAGAAAGATCATATGTAGATAAATAGATATAGCTTACTGGCCGATTTCCTGTCCTACTGAAACTTAATCGCCGAAGGTCCCAAGATATCTAGGACTCGAAAGCTGGTTGATTAAGCATTTGTGCTTGTGAAAAGCCTAATGTAGTTTTCCTCTCAACATTCATAATTATGTATCAGCAATAAAACCACGTGTATCAATTCATGCATTCTCCATTTATGTAGCTTCACACTCTGCTTAGGTTCGCTCTAGATACAAAAATCTTAAAGAGACTCATCATTTACATTAATTAACAAGTCCTAAAAGTGAGCCCCCCACCTAAAACTTCATTTTCCAAAGCACTTCTATTTATCTCGCTTTTGCTCAATCCCTTGTTTTATAGGATCTCTGTTCCAGATCTTTCTTGTCAGAAACACAACTAGTCCTGTTGTCACTTGTAGGAACTTACTTCCAAGATAACAGGTTGCATATCCAAGGTTATGCTATACGTTGTCCTTGAGTTATCTCATAGACTATATTTGGTTCATATTTACTTCTTTTTTCACAGGATTAAAATAAATACTTATGTAGTTTAAATGGGGGGGTTGGGGATAAGATGGTCTCCCAAATTGAACTATgaaatgatttttatttttatttttttaaaaaagaccCTGTGATTACTTCAAAGGATTAGGTTGCTCAAATGATTGAACATTCTTCATAGTCCAGGAATCATAATCCTTGCAAAAGAAGATTGTGCCAGTTTTCCATGGTGTCAAAGATTTGCTCTGATACAGGCCTTTTACTGTTGTAATGataaaatattttgaattatcaagTATGAAATTTGCCAATTACAATGCAACCATTGCCAATGTAAGGCTTAAACCCTTCCGTACTACAAGGGAGTTATATGTGCTAAGACCACTACAATATACAAACCCCTGTAATATTAAGAAACTGTCTGTACTTCTTTTGCATCTTCAATAGCTAGAGTATTGGTCAATTGCGCCTTGTATATCTCCAAGTTGACCAATTGTTTGTGTCCATATCAGGTTTGGCGTTCCACCCTCTAGATGGAATAATGCAAGCACTGCCGCATGTCATAGCACTCTTCCTTGTCCGAATGCATTTCAGAACACATATAGCCCTTTTGTTCATCGAAGGCATCTGGACAGCAAACATTCATGACTGCATCCATGGTAAATTGTGGCCTGTTATGGGTGCTGGTTATCACACTATACATCATACTACTTACCGTCATAACTATGGCCACTACACTATATGGATGGACTGGATGTTTGGCACCCTTCGTGATCCTGAAGAAGATGAAGCTAAGAACTTATGATGCCAATTGATTCATTTGTTCCGGTCAAGTACAGTgttctatttctttattttaaTAGCCTACTTATTCAGTTTGGGCTGAACTTGATGTCTGTATGGTCATGTACATtgattttattgctagttgttcATACAAACCATGCACCTGATAGAGTAACAGGAGATGACAGGGTCTGTGCCTCATGTTAAATTTCTCCTAGTCTTCTTATACAATTTGATTGGTTATCATACCAACGTTAAGTGTTATAACAGAACTGGATAAATTTAATCTTGGCACAAACTAATCCGCGAATGGTTGGTTTTGCCTAGTATTGTTGCTTGTTTCTTGCCTTCCACCTTGTTGTACTTGTATATTTGGTTGATAATTTACGATACAAGGAAATAGCTTGTGAAAAAATCTAAACTGTGTTCAGGAATCTACATAATTCCTGTGATGCAATATAAGAGTTTACAAAGATGCGCCGAGTCTGTACATGTTACATAGTAGAGAGGCCAAATAATGTGACATCCGGGAGAGACTGCTGAGTTTTTTCACACTAAACAAGAGTCAATTTTACATGGTAAAAAAGATTGGGACATGAACAAAGTCTATATACAGTGGTCCATATATATCTTGAAAACATACAGATATTTTGTAAGGAAACTATGGTGTAAATCACACTAAACCTTTAAACTTCAATATAAAGGTGACTCACTGATACAACGTGTTAATAATCACACTCATCACTTAAGAATCACCATACCAGGGCCTTTTTTCTCCTAAACATATCAACAAGATCCGTGCTCATCCGTGACTTCTCAGGCTTGTATGCTTTCTTTGATTTCTCCATCCGACTATCTAAACTGTTCCTAGAGACTTCTGGAAGGTCTGGTTTCAGGTCATATGTGTCTGCTGTACTACTTTCAGACGCTTTACTTGGCTTGTCAGAATCCACTGCAGTTTTCTTAGTACCATTTGTGGCGGATTTTGACTTGTTAAGATTCATCACAAATTTTTTCAGATGTTTAATGAACTCGGGATAGAGCTCAAGATTGCAATGCCCACCACCATTAACCCATAATGGTTCATACTTCTCCTTACAAAGCTCCCACAGCTGCTTCCCATGAGAACAATCAACAACCTCATCTGCAGTCCCCTGATATAAAACACATTTCATAAATTTCCTCTGTGGAACTACTCAAAGCCTAAACCCAACAGGTGCAGCATGAAGGAGTTTGATTTTTCTACCCCTAAATGAAGGAATTTGATTTCCCTCAAAGTAAATGAACTGATGTCTCTAAACAATTCACAATTAATTCTACATATTGTTTAGCCAATTGCATAAATTAAAGAAATTGGCATAATATTCAATTTAATTTGGTGGATGTTAAATTTCTTCGTTTCCATATGTCTCGCAGAAAGGTTTTCAAAAATTTCTCAGACATAAGATCCTTTTCTTGTTTATTGGAGTTTTAAATTTTCTTATATGCTGCAAAGATCTAAAGCAGACTACTGCACTCCTAATCAGCATCACTATTTCTACAATCCTAATGGCAAAGATGAAAAGAAGAGGGTTGAGAAGTAAATAAGTGGAATATAAAGTGTAAAGAAGATTTAACTCACATGTATAACAAGGACAGGACAGTTCACCATGCCAATTTTGTCAATATTCTGAAGTAACCAAAAGCAAAAAAAGTCAGTATATGTAAAAACAGACAGGCATAGGAAACTTACTAGGAGTTTGACATAACCTTGTAAATATCAAACCAATACGTCCGTTTGACAGGATACAATACCCTCAACCCAGACAATATTGGACTATGCAGAACCACACCTCTCAAGTTCGGAGAATGTGATGCCAGGTCAAGAGTTGGACCACTACCAACCGACTGACCATATAAAATTAGTTGTTCATCTCTTACTTCATACTTCTCCTTCAGACATTTATATACTGCATTAATGTCTGCATAGGTATTACATTCAGATGGCTGTTGCAAAACAAGAAAAAGAGCATGCTGTTGTTAATTAAACAAAGAGCAACATACTTTGAATAATCAAATATAATATTCTTTTTTGCTAATCTACTAGTAAATAGTGACCACATCTATAATTAGCTAGCTCTCATTGCAAACACATCTTGACCATTAGAACACTTAATAAAGACACAAAGTTTCCTACAGAATCCTTTCTGTCAATATATTATGCTAGTTTATACTTGCTAACTTGCCTACCTCGAGAAAGGGTATCGAACAAGATATATGTTTGTAGGACAGTCCGGTGGATTTAATGGTGCATTAAGCCGTAACTAAAAGAAGTAACATATTCAGTACAAATGTATAGTATGTGCATAAAAATCAGAAGGGAGAACTCAGGGTTAAAGGTCATTTAGATTTATATAAGAAAATGCTTATAAAAAATAACAAGATGTATACTTTGAGTACAGTCTAGTAGATAAAAATGGTGCATTGAGAAATGAAAGATGTAGCATATTTAATACAAACACATATTACTTGCATAAAAATCAGATGGGAGCAGGGTCGAAGGTCATTCAAATTTGTATGAAAAATTTCTTACGATAAAGAACAGATATTTAGAAGAGATTTTCTGCTGTAAAAGAAAACACTTAATACATGGGCAACACTGCTCTTAAGGTGCTAGTTAGTTCTTAACGGTAAGCTGCACCGTCCTTTAAATGAAAAACAGTACCCTTTATGGAGCACAGTCAGTGGAAGAGAATTATCTAAGTCTTCGAGAATGCAAGAAGCATGTACAAATGAAAAATTGACATATATCTAAATACTAATCAGGTCGCGATGGGTTTAAATGACACAGTAACAGATTTGTGTTCTTCTAAAACACTGATGTCAGACTTGAACAAAACCATGAAGTCGCCTAAAGTAATCCACTGTTGATTTTTAAACATATCAAAAGTGGCACAATGATAACTCTGTAAAAGTATACTAAGGATGTTCTAGAGaaaaactaaaatttgatcattAAGAGCATACACACTTAGTTGTCCAACCTTTCCAGTTGATTGTCCATATCCAGAGTAATCATACCTGAAAAAAATCATAGAAGCAATACCTTATATAATTAATTCATTAGGATATGCCAGCTTAAAGAATGCATATATGGTGCTACATTGTACTTCTTATAGGAGTGTATAAGACCTATATATGCAATAACAAAATCCAAATATATGATTAGGCATTATAACATAACAAAGGTTCCAGAGGGATGCATGCTCAACACCAAACACATTAACCCATACACACAGAAGTAACCACAATTATGTCCAGACAACCCACTATTAACTGTCAAGTATATTATTCATTACCATGAATTAGAAAGCAAAGAAAATTTCGGAATAACAGTTCTAGAGTAAAGGTTATAGCTTTAAAATCATTGTAAACCAGATCACTAATGAGTCTCGTACAATTTTAATGGCCGAATGCACTCATAGCATACTCTAGTTTCCTCCGAGGAATAAGAACATGTTGAAGGTTAATCAAGCATTTAAGTCTATTAGTAATGAAGAATCAGTCTGCAACGTAATGTCCCATGAAGGGTATATTGTAAAAGTACATACTACACAAACGCTGAAACTGACAAGCAGCGatacttcaagtcttgcaagtGCATTTAAACCACCATTAAGATTAAAGAACACACTATAACAACCAATGTTTCATTCATTTATTTGGAAAATAAAACCCAAAGCAGCACCTTAAAACATAATTTATCTTCACAAAAAGAAGCTCACCAGCTTAATTTCCTAAAGTACTTTAGTTAACCTTTGTTCTTTAAATATAGAGGGTCGTTTAAGAAAAAACGCCTTATACAGTAAATTGCTGACACATTAATAAAAACCTTACCGTCTTGGTTATTACCTAATTAAAAGATATCAAATATCATGTACTCAATCAATTCATTTTATTTCTTTCTAAATACAGTTCTGTAAACTTTCCAACTCTTGCTGCCAGATAGTAACATACACAAATTAGCTGAATTTTCTTTTCGTGCATTAACAACACATTTCCAAAGAACACTTGCAAGTGTTATAAGCAATTGCTCGACAAAAGTTCAAGTAAATTCCAACAAAGTATTCTATCACCAAACATGATTCTAATTTTCCAACTTAAACTTAACAAGTTCGACCACTAGAGGTTCAAGATATGTGGCACTAAACACTAATGCACAAGTAATTCAACATATAACAATCAAATTACGCGATCTATTCCAATTGGCCACGAAACAACTAAACattcaaactacacaaaaatCCACAAAACACAAAATTTCCGATACAATTCAATTCCGCAAGAATGCAAACTAAATTAAGTCCACTTCTTtaaacaatcaatcaaacaaacATATCCAATTCAAAACCCGAAAAATCGAAAAAACTGAAGCATGGCTAAAAGAAGTACCCAATTACATTGAGCCTAAGACGGAGGCCCAATTCGACAAAAAGCTCAAACATCTGGCCCAAATCAGCTGCATTTCCATGAGAATAAAGCAAAGTAGCTGTAGCTTTAGGATGCTTTATATACACAGCTACAATATCATTACCACGCCGTGTTCTAAGTTTTAAAACGTCCACGTCATCTCTCCGAGGAACTTCCGGGATTGAAAAACGGTCGCCGTTGGCAACCACCGTGTAAGACGGCGGAGTTGGCGGGAAAAAAGCGAATTTGGCGGCTATTGATGATGTGATTCCACCCATGTTGTGGAAGATTCGAGATTCAtaaatttaagtttttttttgGATCTAAGGAGCGGTGGCGCGTGGAGGAGCGTGGGAATGGAACACAAGTGTTGTGTTGTGGCGGCGAGTGCTGTGCTAAAATAACTAAAAAAAATCTAATGAGAGAGAAGAAAGTTGTTTTGCGGAAAGACAACTAGTGCTCTCTTTTCTGTCGAAAAAGGTAACTAGAGTCACAACCTAACATTTTTCAATAACACTATTTTCTATTGTCGAGAAAGATACATTGTTGAAGATATATAGAGCAGTATTTTCTTGtgttttaataataataaaagaaatttttaataataaaatattaaagatATATTAAGAATAAGGCATATTGTTGGAGACAAATTTATTTAAATATGTCCTAAATTACTAgaacataatattttatattatatttacgGCTTGAAATATGACATTGTTGAATTTACTCTAAAATCATGTAAAATGGGGGCTTAGCTGTCAAATCTTAACGGCGTTAGTAAATATAGAAAATAGAGGAGGGCAAATCAATAATTCTGACTCACAAATAGTGTGTAAAttttagtcccaaagtatcgtagaaggggatTTGAATACGATACATACAATCTTTTTCAattcgtttcaagttcttcgttatatatacggaatcaaaatagacaGAAAATAATTTGAGGAatatatcattttattaatataaaactTGAGATCgctacaatctaatcaaacaAATGATTAGATTTAATAAATTCGACAGCAAAACGTTGTGTTTACAAGTTTAATAAATGAGGTatttaatggagctctcgtaaaaaTAATGTAGTTATTGAGAAAGATAACCAAATGGATTTAATTCATTttgctgcttttgtagactttaaTTTCTTTGGACAGGTGGCACAATTGTATCCACACAAATCCTTTGAATTGCTGCATGTTTAATCAACAAAAACAACCAAGTAGTTACCGGAAACCAGAAGGGAATTATATTGATTTATTCCTTAATTGTGACCATAGGATAACAAGTTTTCCTTGACATTAAATGTAAAAAAGTTACTGCCGACCATAAGGCTTTGTATTACTTGAGACCactacactactagaaaaacgtcaatagacatcggttaaaaaccgatgtctatgtatgtaaaaatccgatgtcttcgtgggtgatttcaaagaccccccatttaacatcggttttaaactgatgttaaatagagcatataacatcagttccaagtttaaaaccgatttctgtatcttgatattaaatttcccatgcatatctaatcttcatatatcatcataatatgatatttttatcaatttaaatatatgtgagctaagcaaaatctttcaatttaaacaataaactgatgttactagtaCCAGTAACAACAGTTTTCATCAAACAACCGATGTTAATAGtacctttgacatcggttcttcATTGGTAACTGATGTCTATTTGTGACAAACTGATGTCTATGATGcttaataacatcagttttttatTTCAAGTTTTTTTTGCTGTaatctttaacatcggtttttactGATGTCAATGGTCAACTAGAACTGATGTATCAAGCTTTGATAgacatcatttttttattttgtagCAGATGTTTATAGTATTACATTAACACCAGTTTTATGTCAAAAAAACGATGATAAATGGCTTTGTTTTAAAATCAGTTGGTTTGTATAAAATGATGTCTGATCACCTGTTTTATCCATGCAAAAATCGGAAACACAGATGCCAAAAAATTGCCAGAAAACCAAGCAATTGCCATTTAACAACCAAATTCAGCTCCAATATTTACCAAACTATCATTCAATCTCCAACCATCCAAATTAACATCCCAATCTCCAAACATCCAAATTATCATCCCACCATACTAGCTAC
It contains:
- the LOC141717884 gene encoding uncharacterized protein LOC141717884 isoform X1 produces the protein MGGITSSIAAKFAFFPPTPPSYTVVANGDRFSIPEVPRRDDVDVLKLRTRRGNDIVAVYIKHPKATATLLYSHGNAADLGQMFELFVELGLRLRLNVIGYDYSGYGQSTGKPSECNTYADINAVYKCLKEKYEVRDEQLILYGQSVGSGPTLDLASHSPNLRGVVLHSPILSGLRVLYPVKRTYWFDIYKNIDKIGMVNCPVLVIHGTADEVVDCSHGKQLWELCKEKYEPLWVNGGGHCNLELYPEFIKHLKKFVMNLNKSKSATNGTKKTAVDSDKPSKASESSTADTYDLKPDLPEVSRNSLDSRMEKSKKAYKPEKSRMSTDLVDMFRRKKALVW
- the LOC141717884 gene encoding uncharacterized protein LOC141717884 isoform X2 is translated as MGGITSSIAAKFAFFPPTPPSYTVVANGDRFSIPEVPRRDDVDVLKLRTRRGNDIVAVYIKHPKATATLLYSHGNAADLGQMFELFVELGLRLRLNVIGYDYSGYGQSTGKPSECNTYADINAVYKCLKEKYEVRDEQLILYGQSVGSGPTLDLASHSPNLRGVVLHSPILSGLRVLYPVKRTYWFDIYKNIDKIGMVNCPVLVIHMRLLIVLMGSSCGSFVRRSMNHYGLMVVGIAILSSIPSSLNI